The Lycium ferocissimum isolate CSIRO_LF1 chromosome 8, AGI_CSIRO_Lferr_CH_V1, whole genome shotgun sequence DNA segment TGCTGAATCTCTTCTTCTAGAATCTGCATCAATACCAAATCAGGATTTACTACCATATAAAATTGCCAAGCCCTAAAGGCTAAAACCAAGTCCTAGCCTGAGCCATATTAAAATGCTAACATGACAGCAGCAATAGTGAGAATATACCATCCTCATCCGCTAACTAAACAAGGTAATATTTGACAAATAACATGTGTTTTCCATGTCAATTACttcccaaataaaaaaaatgcatttaCATGTAATGTTAAGATTCAAAACTATAAGCCTCTAGTTCAAACAGTGTTAAATAAATTTGTTGCAAGAACCAAGAAGTGAAAGACCAAGAAAATTATGGTAATCAGAAAATATTATAactaaaaccaaaaaaagagtGTAAACCACTGACTAAAAGGTGTGTAAATGGGGTTGTTAGGTGGTGTAAGACTGGATGGAGAACAAAATTGGAAAATTTTACACTAAGTaataatatccaaaaattacaacaaatatAGAGAATCCTCATTAACAGTAATCCTGCATCTGCACAGACACAGACAAGGTCTCGGTGAAAATCAAGTAGTAATTATTTCTTGTAATTCCATAGAACAGGCCTTCTCTTTAATGTATAAGAATATATGGCATGACAAAGGACCATATGTACATACTGGATCCTTATTAGTTTCAAATGGTGCAACGCTGCTGTAAGGTACAAAATAACTCCAGAACCTTCTTGCTCCATTTCTTTCGAAAGTTTCCTGTTCCAACACAATATTGTCACTGTGAGTTCAATAAAGCACCTAGTAGAGTCATTATAGtcacaccaacaacaacatacccagtgaaatcccacaaagtggggtctgaggagggtagagtgtacgcagaccttacccctacctttggaggtagagagactgtttccgaaagaccctcggcatAAGGATAAGCAATTGAAGTCATTATAGTCACACCAGCTTTAGAAAATGCGAAAACTAAGTTACATCATAAATTTGGGAATTAATGAATGATAGTTTGAATGGTGTGGCTGAAAATGTTTTCTCAGAGAATATTTAGGGTTGATGAAATCATTTGCAAATATTTTGAATGTTTGTCCTTGGAGAAAACATTCCAAATTCAAGGTACTCAAATATTGAAATAAGTACATCAACCAAATATTGTCTGTGAAAACATTTCTCGATATTTGAATCCTTCGAATAGTTGAAACTTTTTTGTCCAAAGAGAAATTTTTCTGATAAGAGAATAAAACTGTTTCGGTCACTTCGGTTTGGAATTCATTTTCCATTATTCTCCTTATATCCAATACTATACCTTCTATAATTACCATATATCACCTATTATTATAACCAATCAAACACAGGAAACACTAATCCAGGTTATAATTTCCAAGGTAAATGTTTTCTCCCAAACAAAACCATACCAAAGAAACAATCTTTACTTGTACTTAGCGAAATTGAGAAGCTACGATTtttttacggaaaagggccaaatatacccctgtactattggaaaagggccaaatatacccttcgttatactttgggtccaaatatacccttgccgttatactattggctcaaatatacccctcatccgttaaagttgtccaaggtggacatccaatcctacgtggcattgacatttgatgaggtggatgctaCGTGACACGCCACCTCAGCgtccctaacccattttacacCTCACCTCTATTTCTACTTCCACCACTAAATTTTTCTTCCCCTCCGCCACCATTACGGCCGCCACAACCATTCTCGCCACCATTGCGACTGTTTACTATGTTATGCAGGTTAAGACTCATTTAGGGAAGTTACATACATGTAATTAATCTTTCTTGCTACATCTTTGAAGTGAGACTCTGGTAGTGCTGCAAAGGATTGGCTATTAACACCAAGTCTGTTGAGATTTATCCATACATGTTAATTTTATAGCTTCTTCACCTGATAAAGCAGTGGTGGCACTATCTCCTTTcgaatgataaaaaaaattatggtgaGAGTCAGGGACAGAGGAAACAAAAGTGAGACTCAATTTCAGTGAAGAAGGCAAGATAGTGATAATGGTGGATTCGTAAATTTGAAGAAGTGTAAAGTGCTGCTCAGTCTCTATCAGCACAATCTGGGAAGGAAAAGTTTGTTGAACGCAGCACTCAGACGCTAAGAAAAGTCTGGCCAGCTATACCATTAAAATTGGACCTCGCCACAGTCGTGGTGGCGGTAATGGTGGTGGAGGGAACGAAAATTTTAGTGGTGAAGAGGAAATAGAGGtcaggggtaaaatgggttaggggcgCTGTGGCgtgccacgtggcatccacctcatcaaatgtcaatGCCACGTAGGATTGAATGTCCACCTTGAACAACTTTAACagatgaggggtatatttgggcCAATAGTATaatggcaggggtatatttggacccaaagtataacgaagagtatatttggcccttttcgattttttaatattttaatctACTTTCAAAATATGCACATTTTATTCAAAACAAAAACACTataatatactccctctgtttcaatttgtttgtctaactttccttttgagtccgtttaaaaaagaatgccattttgtttttttggcaACTTTTTAATTCTAACTTTCCACATGGCAGGGTTAATACCACAAGATTATgattaaagggcattttggtacattctaaatatctttaatttaagactataagattcaaaagtctttctttcttacttcttgccaagtcaaaaccagataaacaaattgaaacggaggaagtATAATTGAGCAGACCTTGATGCAGCGAAGGAAGTGTTGTCCAAATCCAGGTTACAATTTTCCAAGGTaaaacattttcttccaaactaAACCATCCCAAAGGAACAATCTTTACTTGTACTAAGCAAAATTGAGTAGCTATGATTCTttagtattttaaatactacCTCCGTCCCAATtataagtgtcttactttccttttcggTCTGTCCCAAAAAAGAGTGCCTCTTTCCACATTtaataagttgacaattcaaacatcctaaatggcaagtttataaccacaagTTCAAAGGGACATTTTAGTACtttatacacatctttaatttggGACCACATCTTTAAgttcaaacattttttttctgttttgaaAGGGGTAACTGTAAGATTAAaaagtctctctttatttcttaaactccgtgtctattcaaactaagacacttaaattggaacggaggaAGTACTTTAGAAATAAGCACACTTTActcaaaacaaagaaaacacaatatatatatatatatatcccaaaAGCAACAATCTGTACTTGTACTTAGCAAAATTGAGTAGCTATGATTGTTTAGTATTCTAATCTACCTTTTGAAATATGCACATTTTATTCAAACAAAAAACACTACTCCCTTTCAatccattttatttttctatggCACGCCCTTAAGAAAACATTAACTAAAAGGTTTGATTTGACTAAatttatccatatttattgagTAAGGGTAAAGatggaaaaaaatacttaattATAACTTGGTTTTCTAAAATGACAATCATTTTGGACcatctatttttagtaaggaCGAAAAGTAAAATGATATGATTCAGAGTTAATTAAGCAGACCTGGATGGAGCGAAGGAAGTGTTGTTCAACTAGAGACGCAAGGCCGTGTTTGGAGAGATTCTTAGCTGTCTTTACAAATTCGGAGCTGAATGACAAGTCACCATTGCCTTTGAGAAGAGATTCTGAAGTGGAGCAAAAGGCGTTCCAGTTTTCAGATATTTGTGCTATGGAATCATCACTCAGTGACTCCAATATCCCCAAACCGCACGTCATTGTATTTGTTGTGAGGACAGAAACCCTAATTGACTAAAATCCCAGCAAAATAAAGAGTAAAGGAGAGTTTTAGAGAGAGGGAAAGTGGAGCTTCAATGGTGTGAAGAAGAATTGAGCTAATGTATTTGCCGCCATTTTCATTGTTTGAGTGAACTTTTGACTGAAGCCCATTTTGTTCATACCCGACCCGAATGACATCTAACATCCCCAATAACTTTTATTTTGTTACTATACTATATACCGAAAAGGCTCTAATATGCAAACTTTCGAAAATGGCTTATTTATGTGCAAAGTCATCTTGGAGCTCATTTATTTATCGCCATCTTAATTCTGCaaaatggctcattcatgtcatgttaAAAATGGGCTTTTCATTAacgccatttttcattaatacCAGATTTGACATTTGGCTTCCAATTAGAGATTCACGTTGTTTAATTCAatcagcccaattttaaattccaaattaataaaaaaaaaatccgacccaaattaatgaaaaatggcatgaatgagccattttggtaacggcgatggcataaatgaaccaaactattgacgagtagCATAgatgagccattttcgatagttcgatagcatatttgagccttttttgtactatatatattgACCACCTACAAATATTCCATGTTTAAATTATACTCCTACTTTATCTCTTTGCATATTACCTACTACTTCTGGTTAGTTGATACATAATTCGACTAATTGGGTCGTAGTACATGGGGAGAATGGTGTCGGGATCAAGGTTGGGAAGTGAGAAATTTATGATAGGAAATGTTTTCTGTTAAATGAATCTTATATGATACGAATTTAATTTAGTCAGGTTAATGGTACCGGATATAAGATGATTatgccaaaagaaaattaattacgTGCCTCCTTTTACCTTAGATTTGTTATCACAAATATATTGTAATTAAATGTTCAATATAAGAGTATCAAATAACGCTATATTAAGAGGAACACTAAAATAGCATATgctaaaatatgaaataaactagtagatatataaattaataatctTAGCTTTAAACATAAAAgttataccttttttttttgggttgcaAAATGAAGTTTTATTAATACTACGTAGTCATAACATTACAAACACTGAGATTGCCAAGTTTGGCTAAGTTACTACAAACACTAGGAGGTATTTTTCTTATACTATAGCTTCCTCCTTTATCATTAGCTAGAGTAGACAACAACCATGGTGGTGGACATAACGAAAACACTAGTTGATCATTAGTTGCCTTTTGGATTCCTTCCTTTGCCAAAACATGTGCTGCTTGGTTTCCTTCACGGAAGCAGTGTCTGATCTTCGGATTCGCCAACTTCTTCAGCCAACATTTGCAAGATGCAATAAAGGCTAGAAAATTGTGAATTACTATAATCAGTTAGCATAATGATTACCTCCGAGGAATCAGACTCAATTTCCAGCAGATGAATGGAATATTCATGTGCCATTTTTGTTCTCTGAAGAAGAGCAGTAAGTTCCATATACGTGTGATTAAAGCTCATACCTTTTTGGGAAAAGCCAATGATCCAATTGCCTTGATCATCTCTTATGACGACTCCTATTCTAACAAAGTTTTGAGTGTGGATGATAAAAGTTTAAGTTTCATCACTACTTCCAAATTAATACCGTTGGACATTATGAAAACAAGCAAGAGATTATAAGTACATGAGTTAACTGAAGTAGTAAAAGTTGATAtgcatttttgtcattttaaatCAACAcgtatattttcttatttcatatTAGATTTTGATTTAAGACAATATAGGAGTAGTAATTACCACATAATGATTGCTGGATGAACATTGCGCGCATTCAAATATAATCAGCAGAACTTAGtaccgttattattattatttgaagtAACAAAACAAGATTCgaagaaaacaaaattataaatatactGTATGATATACTGTTTTCTTTATTCTGTTTCAGAACATAATATTTCAGCTTGGACCCAAATTGCTACAATGATCAGGTTTTGATTTCCAACTGCTGAAATTGAAAAATTGGACACTTGAACCAACTCCAAGTCTCCAACTCTGTTCAAACGTGATAAAAGAGTAAAAAATGTCATCATACCAGTTAAAAAGGGTTCAACCAAAGTACAAGGAAACAACATCCCATGTTACTAACATTACTGCTTTAGGAAAAAATCAAAGTATCAAATGAAGATAATCTTATCCTACTACTCTCTATACTTCAGAATGTGAAGCAATTAGCTTGAGACTTGGAAAACAATTCCACTTCATCGCCAGCTGCCCCCGACTAGTCTAGCTAATCCACTTTGAGAAGGTGGTTGATCTCTGTTTGGTTGTGTCCCGGGTGAACAGGATACAGAAGCTCTTTATAGTACTCGATGAGTCAATGGCTCGTCCTTTACAATCTTTAGTACAATAACTCAAGTATCTGCAACTGCGCTCACCTTTGTATCCGTTATGGACAACTTATGAATATTGACACTTTACCAGCACTAACCAAATCAAGAGGCTATGTGGCATTAAATATGGTATTTGCCAATCTTTGAACACCGTGTCGTTCAGAGCTGATAGAGTAAGGAAAAGAAATCCCATCTGCTATGAATGATAGCTTTGCCAGACACTCTGGCTGTGCTAAAGCAAGAAAAAGATGGTCAGAACTAAGTATTACCTGAAAGCTAGGATCTTCACCAATAATCCCGACACGAGCACAATCCGtcttttaaatgatgaaatctCTTAGCATCTCGCATGATAATTTCCCGACCAACAAGCTTTGAAGCAATCTTCAATGCATTATGGCAATCACCACAGACACGTAGATTCTTTATAATCCGGATTGGTGATCGTGCAGAGCTATTCATAAGACCTTGAGCAAAAGCCAATCTCTCGCTGTGAGCCATTAAAGCGTCCTCTTTCGTTTCTTGGTCTACATCATGTAACACAAACTTAGTCTCTGGTATATAACCATCCTCCTTCATTAGCTGCTTTAAACCCCTAAGCAATGCATATATCTTCTCATGATCAGGATGTGATCTATCTCCTGCCCGATATTCATGAACTTTGCTTCTAGCCTCAAGAAGACTTTGAGCagatttcttcttctctttctccttAACTATGTCTGACGCTTTTACAGCCAAAAAACCTTCCTTTGACTGTTCATCCAAACGAGATGGGTCTAGGCACTCAACAATCTCAGCACAACGATCCCCAAGCTCCAAGTTCCCTTGAATTCTACAGAGATTCATCATGGTTTCCCATACTTCAACACTTGGCTCTATAGGCATCCTCTCAATGAACTCCATAGCTTCATCGAGATATCCTGTACTTGCCAACATATCTACCACTCCCACATATTGCTCCATGGAGAGAACAATGCCATAATCCTTACTCATTGACTCAAAGTGCAACATGCcctcaactatatcaccaaCAACACTACAAGCATGGAAGACACCTAGAAACATTTGGCCATCAGGTTTCATCCCAGTTTTCTTGAATTCCCCAAACAATTCTATGGCATCTTCTCCAAGACCATTTTTACTAAGCCAGGTAATCATTGTGTCCCAAGAAGTCAGATTACGCTGAGGCATTTTTCGAAACAACAAAAAGGCATCATTCATGGAGCCACATTTTCCATACATTTCAAGAATCTTATTGTGCATTTTGATGTCAAGGTTAGGATGAGATCTCACAAGGTGCTCATGAACTGATTTAGCATCCTCAAGGGATTTATCCTCGCCACACACATTCATTAACATAATATATCGAGAAAAATCGACTGTGACATGTTGCTGCTCCAACAAATGCAAAACTTCAACTGCCTCCTTCACTTTGCCTTCTTTACAGAAGTCATCGAGCTCATCAATTGAGCCTTTTTTATAGCTGCTATCAGCAGAATCGATTGACTGTTCAACAGGTGCTGAACTTCTCATTTCTTGATGGCCTACTATTCCATTCTGTGATTGATAAGAAGCTTCATGTCCAGCACTAGAAGGGTTAAAGCCGCTTAAATTTTGCTGATATTGGCCGATCATCTCCCTTGAGTAGCCACTTGAATTCGTATGCCTTTCCATATTATACCCACTTGCACTTTGTGGATACGTTTCAGAATTTCCAGATTGACCATTTCTTACATCTCCAGGGTTATAATCGGGAAGATTCTGCTGAGGCGCTCCTATGTTTCTCGTGTAATTACCACTGAAACGCTGCTGAGGCATTTCACCGTTTCCACCATAATAACCATTTAGATTCTGTTGATAGTGTCCATAAACTCCGTTTTGACTCGGCTGAGCTCCTACACCTCCCTCAAACCTGGAACTATGCAGCAAATTTGATGAATTTTCACCCTGATAACCACTATCATTTCTATTATGGACTAAATTACTCTGATAATCCTTTCGAGCCCCGAAATCATTACTCCCATTTCGCCAAACAGTTTGCTGAAACTCGTTTCTAGATGAACCATCGACACGCCCAGATGAAAAGTTGTCATTTTTCGCATGTGCGTTCTGCTTAAACCCTTTATTAGTTGGTTCTTGAAATTCAGTTCTAGGTTTTGGGGGATAAACCCCACTAGGGATCTGCTCTATTCTCCTAGAATTTCCACTATATGCCCATTCTTGACCCTGACAGTTTGGTTTATTCAAAGAACCTGTATTGTTTGAGTTATAATTGAAACCCCCATTTGGGTTTTGCTGAGAATCGGTGTTATTTCCCCCCTTCAACTCGCTATAGTTATCAACCTCAGATAATTGAGTAGCAGTGCTGATATTTCTTAAGAGAGTAAGGAACTTTAAATGATGAGGTTGTCTGCATACCTTTGATAGAGTTGTcaatgatttggaagtgagtgTTGTGCCTCTACTTCTATACATTTTTGGGTCGAACTGGCGATTATTTGGCAATAGAGAGAGGAGGCGCTGTGGCAGAACAATGGGTGTTCTGATTCCTTAAACCCTATCACAGTCGCGGCATGGTTATGAAGGCGACGATGAAAGTTTGTAGACTGTGTACTATCACCCCTTTACTTTTGAAAAGACAATAAGACACCATTTAGCTTATTCATTCCAATATTTATCAGAAAACAATCCTGACATAACGATATGGGTAATTGTGTCCGGTGTCTATCGAAAACAACCTCTcttgaagtaatgaattgaagtaatttttaaaaatttacatTTTGAAAAGTCTGGACACTAACAaattggatggttgttacctattgtattatatcgtatggttattttaatatatttattttgattgatgttttaGTTTTATTGTCGTATTGCTAAATTCCTTATTATAGAACGACGAAAAGTCTCACATTTATATAATAACCGATTGTTGTGCGATTTtgtttttatcttcttcttttttccctctCATTTTGGCATTCAATAATCTTATTTTActactctctttttctctctttataACTCTACATTGTATCCTACTTTTCTTTATAATATACTAAGTTTATTCTTCGTATTGTTGATGTGTGCATTATGTAATGAGAGAAAATGATACATTATGGAATTATTAGTAACAACCCCGCAAACAAGCTGTAAGATTGATgaacccaaaaaagaaaagatgaaaaaacaacaaaaaaatcaacaataacCGACAATTGGTAAAGAACTAGTTCAAACTTCAGTTCAAATTGTCTAAATTAAGACTTAGGGGTGTTAGGCCCAAGCCCAACTTCGAATTTAAATGCCTGAAGTTTGaagtgaagaaacaaatttttactAATATTCTATCGGAGGTTTTTCTCGACAATTCCACCTTCAAATATGTATATTTGACGTTTGGGGCTATCAAATTAAACTTCATATACAGATTTTCAATTTCTAATATAATAGggaaaacaacatatatatatatatatatatatatatgttaaggagaaatattctGGCttaacgtgacgatagttttatttattctaaaacataacgatatattctGGCTTAAAACGTGAcggattttcattttttttttccagaaaatatattttttatataaaaaaatgttatatattttttttaaaaaaaaaattataatttgtttttttgctcaaaggcttaaaaaattacctcaatttttttttgtatgaaagctatatgaaaaatgtatgaaatgtgtatgtgtaagaagtttttaatataattttcatacacaaaattgtgaacgaaaactttaagccttgaatattgtatgaaagttgttataatgttgttgtaattgtattaattttccggatccctaatatgaactttatatacgaaaaaatgtgaatgaaattctaagtcttgagcgagatatcaCAATTTCATACCATtaatgcataaaattttgagcgtaatgtttaagccttgatcgaaATAAACACATTTAAATgcgttcttcatacataaaatttgagccaACTTTTTAAGCGCTTTGAGTAagatatacatttcatacacaaaaatttgagcgattattttaagtcttgaatgttgtatcaaggttgtatacaatgttgttgtaattgtattaattttacagaaatctaacatgaactttatacacgaaaatgtgagcgaattttaagacttgagcgagatataaatttcatattgttttcatacacacaattttgagcggattttttaagccatgaacgagatatacacatttcatatatttttcatgccgttttcatacacacaattttgagcgaactttttaagccttgagcgagatatacaaatttcatacataaatttttgagtgaaaaaaatattttttttaaaaaatatgcatttaaaaaaaatttaaaatttttttaaattttttttattttatttaaaaagcattttttgtatagggtttgtaatgttatgttttgtaaatataaaactatcgtcacgtttcgtaaatatttctccttaagatgtatatatatgtaattgtCCCTTTCTAAGGGTAATATATGAACCTgaagttaattttaaaatgcataatttcttaaaattttagtTATACCTCAATTCTTTTTCAGTAGACCATGCCTTAAATAGTGATCCTCGAATATATTATCTTGGGCAATTGGCGCAAATGCCCTTCAaatgcgctggtctttaatttttgccccttaatcgtggtctttaatatttgccgcCTTCTGCtaaaagataataagaaaaagactttCTTATCctacccataacatataaaaatctaaAAGTCGTAATGAACCCCGAAACGTCCAATTAAACCTATCAATCATTTCAATGACAAACCTTTCAATCGTTCCATCGTTCGAACATTTCACGGAGAAATCTCCGTTGATTTTCTTTACGCTACAACATCgaaaagataaaatatataatatatagcgtttcaattgaatgtaattcaactcaatttcatgctttattaagtttagatttgttaatatttgaaaataacaacaaatcatcttACATGAACTAAACAACGATATGCGGTGAGATTGACATTGCGAATCataattttactcaacaacatagaattgatcaaatttattgctttgttctgattttattagtttatacGTTCCGTTTGATTAGTATACAATGCTGAATGACTTAGACTTGAAATTATAGTAACTTCGAGTTGACAAAAAATAATCGAGGCAAAGTTCCTCAACAAGTATGTCGGAGGAGGCGaaagtttactttacaaaagaacaaagtatctttttagaggcaaatttcattttcataagcaaaataaaaaaaaaatacacaagtattaagaattagacaagtatgcgGAGGAGGCGTgtttacattagaaaagaacaaagtatctttgttagcggcaaactttcatttttatgaaaaaaacaaaaatttacgcaagtgttaagaaatgaaaagtatgtcggaggaggcagaagttcactttacaaaagaacaaagtatcttgttataggcaactttcattttcataagcaaaataaaaattacacaagtgttaagaattagacaagtatgctTTAGGAGGAGGCGAATTTCACTTTacaaagaacaaagtatctttgttagaggcaaGTATCTTTGTTAgggaggcaaactttcattttcatgagcaaagcaaaaatttacgcaagtgttaagaactagaaaagtatgcgAGGAGGCAgaagttcactttacaaaagaacaaagtatctttgttagaggcaactttcattttcataagcaaaataaaaaagtacacaagtgttaagattTAGACAAGTCTATGGGAGGAGGCGAGAAGTTCTGTTTTacaaagaacaaagtatctttgttagcggcaaactttcattttcataagcaaaataaaaaaatacacaagtgttaagaattagacaagagCAATCCACGGAGGGGCAGaagttcactttaaaaaattacaaagtatgccgtgagaggcaaactttcatttttcataaccaaaacaaaaaaatacacaagtgttaagaattagataaattatgggaggggcagaagttcactttaaaaaattacaaagtatgcgtgagaggcaaactttcatttttcataaccaaaacaaaaaaatacacaagtgttaaatTAGACAAGTCTGTGGGAGGGCGAGAAGTTCACtttaaaattacaaagtatgccgtgagaggcaaactttcatttttcataaccaaaacaaaacattattaacaaaacaacaccaaaaacacataagattgcataaaaatcaaaattattaacaagaaaaCACCATAAAACCAAGCACACGTAAATTAACCCAATTCGTGAAGTTATGCGGAACAAGCATAACTTTATGCCGGAACTGCATAACTTAACAGTTCAAAAATCAATAACTCTGTAGGACCAGCATATGTTGCCTCAaacaaacacattcttcacaaaacaggattattaaataaaaagaaataataacaTAAAACAGTTCATGTGCAAAACTTCAATGATTCAacaaaagaaaaccaaaaacgcatatcaaaatcaactaaaacatattaacattcataatacgacattaaaaaaaaactaaaatatatacatggggaATGAAActaaaagttcaaaaaatcatcGTACACTATAACAAGACATtatcattttaaataaaaaaggatcaattaaatataaaaaatgatgaAGACAAATATATTAATTCAACAAataacaatttaacataaaaacaaatattgaagcttgagcaaaagatccaaattcgtaCCTACGTTTTAGAACATATGAGACAAACACAAAAGCAGAGGAGGAggaaagaagaagcaaaaaaaaaaaaaagggggcaaatgacgaaataaaaaggattttaatGGGGTAAGGATAATttacaaaaactttttttttaaacagtAGCGGCAAGGGCAAATTTAAAGAAGACATAAATGAGAGGCGAAATATAAAAATAGACCCACctaaaagaagggcactccgcgcaaaaaaaagtaTTATCTTCGGC contains these protein-coding regions:
- the LOC132067944 gene encoding pentatricopeptide repeat-containing protein At4g32450, mitochondrial-like, which translates into the protein MYRSRGTTLTSKSLTTLSKVCRQPHHLKFLTLLRNISTATQLSEVDNYSELKGGNNTDSQQNPNGGFNYNSNNTGSLNKPNCQGQEWAYSGNSRRIEQIPSGVYPPKPRTEFQEPTNKGFKQNAHAKNDNFSSGRVDGSSRNEFQQTVWRNGSNDFGARKDYQSNLVHNRNDSGYQGENSSNLLHSSRFEGGVGAQPSQNGVYGHYQQNLNGYYGGNGEMPQQRFSGNYTRNIGAPQQNLPDYNPGDVRNGQSGNSETYPQSASGYNMERHTNSSGYSREMIGQYQQNLSGFNPSSAGHEASYQSQNGIVGHQEMRSSAPVEQSIDSADSSYKKGSIDELDDFCKEGKVKEAVEVLHLLEQQHVTVDFSRYIMLMNVCGEDKSLEDAKSVHEHLVRSHPNLDIKMHNKILEMYGKCGSMNDAFLLFRKMPQRNLTSWDTMITWLSKNGLGEDAIELFGEFKKTGMKPDGQMFLGVFHACSVVGDIVEGMLHFESMSKDYGIVLSMEQYVGVVDMLASTGYLDEAMEFIERMPIEPSVEVWETMMNLCRIQGNLELGDRCAEIVECLDPSRLDEQSKEGFLAVKASDIVKEKEKKKSAQSLLEARSKVHEYRAGDRSHPDHEKIYALLRGLKQLMKEDGYIPETKFVLHDVDQETKEDALMAHSERLAFAQGLMNSSARSPIRIIKNLRVCGDCHNALKIASKLVGREIIMRDAKRFHHLKDGLCSCRDYW